One part of the Andrena cerasifolii isolate SP2316 chromosome 4, iyAndCera1_principal, whole genome shotgun sequence genome encodes these proteins:
- the Mahj gene encoding lisH and WD40 domain-containing protein mahjong isoform X3 — MSSAESLAEVTDVVQILRQWEEEHTSPTYDPIPTLQRLAEIIELETENYLKMDPDPFDERHPSRTDPECNFGHILKVLFRKDNFMTKLINDYLRDTYWSRAGIMGRDVRKLNIAACRLMLDILPGLETSAVFQPDMEGLIHRLFSWAEKSVEPLQSYATGLVAAAMEVQEIATGFREQNAKMVPLMLQRLHKLQEKAQEDRQLAANNRPFAHFGQDRNSGGDGENKGVPGKRKVREKRKENGVLKSPSRSNYYSDEDDCLKSPEDSAPLPKKKKNDTKCETPIKGDVMYPEIMSPPLSVPKNSNSNNQVTPSKVQGAHGRPLNVSSARCNLQKNSASLLQNSSTPSPLLEENSNSSWAEMESYVIGNVQIHPPTLATRQMLILRYLTPMGEYQEFLGHVFEQNALELILKYINVRETKDSRLAFEALKYLASLLCHKKFSIEFLNLGGLQKLLDVPRPSVAATGVSICLYYLAYCEDAMERVCLLPKHVISDLVTYALWLLERSHDSGRCHATMFFGFSFPFKVILEEFDAQDGLRKLFNVISTLPILNIEEEPALNDDEECASRQIVRHVAVALKRYMEAHLHMKAEQLQRAENVRAERDTWQPSLPPYKACKLSSEEVQTKVEVLQELMSVRAVWPPVEELHRLGGITLLLQIIAFAREWNYSGRVHTTSSAETVRSCLDVIAICSVVPKVMLLLCERVDMPDMSMTMAINLLLAAAECEIIADADVQRAALRAVINCVCAPINRIGGNVARYSVTGSAKKKANINNSEELIQKIWESVRSNNGIMVLLQLMMVKTPITDADSIRALACRALAGLARSEKVRQIISKLPMFTDGQIQALMKDPILQEKRQEHVTFQKYALELMERVSGKAKPTGAEYEISLVSLHRANVVAQTRIQYNERQLNQLIYQHLVSKGLTETATTLHREASLDSSAIMKPMCTYQPFTYRSPATTGTRNGFSPGAPVNLYNTRCNQREVSSRNNTTPTSSSSPNQPIKLQINQKKTQVDKQPLVNSMNCQSIACRSLQKQISRDPGGGGGPGVATSNPATITLDSIITEYLTNQHALCKNPMVTCPQFNLFAPHKCPDPCTKNSTPTNLTVRLARRALGMDGRRLDRRHIYSRFCPVKTFRPSDVGTFTCCIFSPCQQYLMLGTYAGDVKMFNAYTGVEEVTYPCHESYVYHMECNQRGNLLLTSTAWRSPMSALWSIGTFFDMKLSLENEDYVEFGKLQDRIIGTQGESATIYDIATGKLLTTLTPSISNQYTKNRATFSMNDELVLSDGILWDVNSGKEIHKFDKLNQTLNGVFHPNGTEVVSNTEVWDLRTFHLLKTVPTLDQMEVIFSPVNNIIYAVSLDQENGDESHYVTSFKTLDALDYNNIATCDVKRGIYGLACNKFDTQIAIVENQGEFDSIQESCVRLYDVGRRRDDEDEADEDDDEEDLDASDDDGSNSGSDDNNADDADNPDAAAGENGDENERNDRENNDEDDDDDDDDDDYDTSDGDDPGENLIDYSRSPDSLDLSLSDVDDLEILFP, encoded by the exons ATGTCAAGCGCAGAATCTTTAGCAGAAGTGACAGATGTAGTTCAAATTCTTCGACAATGGGAGGAGGAGCATACGTCGCCTACATATGATCCAATTCCAACGCTTCAAAGACTGGCAGAAATTATAGAATTAGAAACAgagaattatttgaaaatggATCCGGATCCGTTTGACGAAAGGCATCCGTCGCGTACAGATCCAGAGTGCAATTTTGGGCATATATTAAaagttttattcagaaaggataatTTTATGACCAAG cttataaacgatTACTTAAGAGACACTTACTGGTCTCGTGCGGGTATCATGGGCCGTGATGTTAGAAAACTGAATATCGCTGCCTGTCGTCTTATGCTCGATATTCTTCCTGGATTAGAGACTTCTGCAGTATTTCAACCAGATATGGAAGGACTTATTCATCGTCTGTTTTCCTGGGCAGAGAAAAGCGTGGAGCCATTACAAAGCTACGCCACCGGACTTGTAGCTGCTGCAATGGAAGTCCAGGAGATTGCCACAG GTTTTAGAgaacaaaatgcaaaaatggTACCTCTGATGCTACAAAGGCTTCATAAATTGCAAGAGAAGGCACAGGAAGATAGGCAACTCGCAGCTAATAATAGACCTTTCGCACATTTTGGTCAGGATAGAAATAGTGGCGGAGATGGCGAGAACAAAGGTGTTCCTGGGAAAAGAAAA gtgagagagaaaagaaaagagaacggAGTTCTCAAAAGCCCTAGCCGTAGTAACTATTATTCAGACGAAGATGACTGCCTGAAGTCTCCCGAGGATTCTGCTCCTTTGcctaagaaaaagaaaaacgataCAAAATGCGAAACCCCGATAAAGGGCGACGTCATGTACCCAGAAATAATGTCCCCGCCTCTGTCCGTGCCGAAGAATTCTAATTCCAATAATCAAGTAACACCATCTAAGGTACAAGGCGCTCATGGCAGGCCGTTAAATGTCTCTTCGGCACGATGCAATTTGCAGAAGAATTCTGCATCTTTGTTGCAGAATTCCAGTACTCCATCTCCATTATTGGAAGAGAATTCTAACTCTTCGTGGGCAGAGATGGAGTCCTATGTCATTGGAAATGTGCAAATACATCCTCCGACACTAGCTACGAGACAAATGCTGATACTGAG GTATCTTACACCGATGGGTGAATATCAAGAGTTCTTAGGTCACGTTTTCGAGCAGAATGCGCTGGAACTAattcttaaatacattaatGTGAGAGAAACCAAGGACAGTCGTTTAGCTTTCGAGGCTTTGAAATACTTGGCTTCTCTGCTCTGCCATAAGAAATTCTCCATTGAATTCCTCAATTTAGGAGGCTTACAGAAACTGTTAGACGTTCCAAGACCCAGTGTCGCGGCTACCGGGGTTTCTATATGTTTGTACTACTTGGCGTACTGCGAGGATGCAATGGAAAGAGTATGTCTTCTACCGAAGCATGTTATTTCCGATCTGGTTACTTACGCATTGTGGCTGCTAGAACGAAGCCACGATTCGGGAAGATGCCATGCAACAATGTTCTTTGGATTCTCCTTTccgtttaaagtaatactggagGAGTTCGATGCTCAGGATGGACTGCGAAAACTTTTTAATGTG ATATCCACATTGCCGATTTTAAACATAGAAGAGGAGCCAGCGTTAAATGATGACGAAGAATGCGCCTCTAGGCAAATAGTTCGGCATGTCGCGGTAGCTTTAAAGCGATACATGGAAGCTCATTTACATATGAAAGCTGAGCAGCTGCAAAGGGCAGAGAATGTGAGGGCTGAACGTGATACGTGGCAACCATCGCTACCACCTTATAAAGCCTGTAAACTAAGCAGTGAAGAAGTTCAAACGAAG GTGGAGGTTCTTCAAGAACTAATGTCTGTAAGAGCGGTATGGCCGCCGGTAGAGGAATTACATCGCCTTGGAGGCATAACACTTCTGCTCCAAATTATTGCCTTCGCTAGAGAATGGAATTACAGCGGTCGGGTTCATACAACTTCTAGCGCAGAGACAGTCCGCTCTTGCCTTGATGTAATAGCTATTTGCTCTGTGGTGCCGAAAGTGATGCTGCTACTGTGCGAAAGAGTAGACATGCCGGATATGTCTATGACAATGGCAATTAATTTACTCTTGGCTGCCGCAGAGTGTGAAATTATTGCAGATGCTGATGTGCAGAGAGCCGCACTGAGGGCTGTGATTAATTGCGTTTGCGCCCCAATAAATAGG ATCGGTGGAAATGTAGCAAGGTATTCGGTAACTGGCTCTGCTAAGAAGAaagcaaatattaataacagcgaagaattgatacaaaaaatttggGAGAGCGTTAGATCCAATAATGGAATTATG GTTTTACTACAATTGATGATGGTTAAGACTCCGATCACAGATGCAGACAGTATAAGAGCTTTGGCGTGTCGCGCTTTGGCAGGCTTGGCACGTAGCGAGAAGGTCCGGCAAATAATTAGCAAGCTTCCAATGTTCACCGATGGACAGATTCAGGCTCTTATGAAGGACCCGATACTTCAGGAGAAGAGACAAGAACATGTCACGTTTCAAAAGTATGCTTTAGAGTTGATGGAAAGAGTTTCTGGGAAAGCGAAACCTACTGGAGCGGAGTATGAAATTTCTTTGGTCAGCTTGCATCGC GCGAACGTAGTAGCGCAGACACGAATACAATATAACGAACGACAGTTGAATCAATTAATATACCAGCATTTAGTATCGAAAGGCTTAACGGAAACTGCAACAACACTTCATAGGGAAGCGAGCTTGGACTCTTCTGCAATAATGAAACCAATGTGCACATATCAACCATTTACTTATCGCAGTCCTGCAACTACCGGA ACAAGAAATGGATTCTCCCCCGGGGCTCCAGTTAATTTGTACAATACAAGATGTAATCAAAGAGAAGTGTCTTCTCGAAACAACACGACTCCTACTTCATCCTCTAG CCCAAATCAACCGATTAAGCTGCAAATTAACCAAAA GAAAACTCAGGTCGATAAACAACCTCTAGTCAATTCGATGAATTGCCAGTCAATCGCATGCAGATCGCTACAGAAACAGATTTCAAGGGATCCTGGCGGTGGCGGAGGGCCTGGGGTAGCTACGTCCAATCCAGCCACCATAACATTGGACTCTATTATCACAGAATATTTAACTAATCAGCACGCACTCTGTAAAAATCCCATGGTCACTTGCCCACAATTTAATCTTTTCGC GCCACACAAGTGTCCAGAtccttgtacaaaaaattcaacgCCAACAAATTTAACGGTAAGACTGGCCCGAAGAGCATTGGGGATGGATGGTAGAAGATTGGATAGAAGACATATTTACAGCCGGTTTTGCCCTGTAAAAACCTTCCGACCTTCGGACGTTGGAACCTTCACCTGTTGCATTTTTTCG CCTTGCCAGCAATACTTAATGCTGGGCACTTACGCAGGAGACGTGAAAATGTTCAATGCATACACAGGTGTGGAGGAGGTAACATATCCGTGCCACGAGTCCTACGTGTATCATATGGAATGCAATCAACGTGGTAATTTATTGTTAACTTCCACTGCGTGGAGAAGCCCCATGTCTGCGCTTTGGAGTATAGGAACCTTCTTCGATATGAAATTGTCATTAGAGAATGAAGATTACGTCGAGTTCGGGAAGCTCCAGGACAGAATTATTGGAACCCAGGGCGAAAGTGCCACG ATCTACGACATAGCCACAGGGAAATTATTAACCACGCTAACTCCTTCGATCTCCAATCAGTACACCAAGAACCGTGCCACCTTCAGTATGAATGACGAATTGGTTCTCAGCGATGGGATCCTCTGGGACGTGAATTCGGGGAAAGAAATTCACAAGTTCGATAAGTTAAATCAGACGCTCAATGGAGTTTTCCACCCGAATG GTACAGAGGTGGTGTCGAATACAGAAGTCTGGGATCTAAGAACTTTCCATTTGCTGAAGACAGTGCCGACACTTGATCAAATGGAAGTAATATTCTCCCCCGTTAATAACATTATATATGCCGTATCCTTGGATCAAGAGAATGGGGATGAATCGCATTATGTTACTTCGTTTAAGACACTAGATGCTCTGGATTATAATAATATTG CAACTTGCGATGTCAAAAGAGGGATTTACGGGCTGGCTTGTAATAAATTCGACACGCAGATAGCAATAGTCGAGAATCAAGGTGAATTCGATAGTATCCAAGAATCTTGCGTGAGGCTGTACGATGTTGGCAGAAGaagagacgacgaggacgaagctGACGAAGATGACGATGAAGAAGATCTTGATGCAAGCGATGATGACGGCTCCAATTCAGGCTCCGATGATAATAATGCTGATG aTGCAGACAATCCGGATGCCGCAGCAGGGGAGAACGGCGatgaaaacgagcgaaacgatcgCGAGAATAACGACGAGgatgatgacgacgacgacgacgacgacgactatgATACATCTGATGGCGACGATCCTGGTGAAAATTTGATAGATTACAGTCGTTCTCCTGATTCTCTAGATTTGTCCCTCTCGGATGTCGATGATCTGGAAATCCTTTTCCCATAA